In the Fibrobacter sp. genome, CCCTTGATGCCTTCGGGATGGTTGTGGGTGACGCGGGCAGAGATTTCCGCATACTTCTCCACTTCTTCCAACGTGTCGTAGGCCCAGCCTACTGCGGAGACACGCATGGCGGAACCATTGCCCCAGCTGTTGTAGGGCTGCGGGTTATCGCTTTCAAGCCAGCGGCAGAAGCGGCCACCGTAGCCTGCGTAAGGGAACCTGCGACCCAGAGAGCGCATGGAGAAAACCATAGCTTCTTCAGTCTTTTGTTCGTCGGGCTTGTCCTTAGTCGCGTCGAATTTGTCCTTAGCCGCGTCGGGCTCTCCGCCGAAACCTTCCGCGAAACCCATCATCACGGCGTTTGCCACAGCCACGGTCATCACGCTATCGTCGGTATATTCCGAAGTCCTGGAAAAAAGCGGGAAGTCCGTACCCTTGTAGTTGTTGCTGTCAAATTCATAAGGCGAACCGATGGTGTCGCCGGCGATGGCTCCCAAAAGGCAAGTATCCTTCTTGAGATTGGACCTGTTATTTTCTACAGGCGAATTTTCCTTGGCATTTTCTGTTGCCAGAGGTTCATCATCAAAATCGCCCCAAAGCATATTGCTTGCTGCATTGCGAAAAACTTCACGTATTCTTTTTTCACGTTCCGTCATAACGACTCCTTCTACTAGGTTCCTAAACTATATCGTTTTGTTTTTAACAATTGTAAAGATACCTTGTGAAGGCTCGCGGGAGGTCGCCTAGCATGCGACATGGGAAAATACGATCTGCAACAAAAACGCAAAAAATCAATGGGAACAAGAATCACTAGCGAAAAATTTCGATGATATTCTTGTTAGGTGCCCGCTGGGCGTAATAGCTTTCCAGGATTTGCAAGATCGATTCCTTTTCCCGCGGAATAAACCGACGGTGACTCATGTAGAAGTTTTGCGCCCCGCAGGCTC is a window encoding:
- a CDS encoding ADP-ribosylglycohydrolase family protein, which translates into the protein MTEREKRIREVFRNAASNMLWGDFDDEPLATENAKENSPVENNRSNLKKDTCLLGAIAGDTIGSPYEFDSNNYKGTDFPLFSRTSEYTDDSVMTVAVANAVMMGFAEGFGGEPDAAKDKFDATKDKPDEQKTEEAMVFSMRSLGRRFPYAGYGGRFCRWLESDNPQPYNSWGNGSAMRVSAVGWAYDTLEEVEKYAEISARVTHNHPEGIKGAKAVAAAIFLGRAGKSKQEILDYVERTYGYAISQMTCDKIRPGYHMDESCQGTVPQAFCAFREGNSFEEVARLAVSLGGDSDTLCCIACAMAEAVYGVPEEIQRETVNRLPEELLDILLRFQKFVASK